The Thiomicrorhabdus lithotrophica DNA segment TTTAGTTGCAGTAGAAACAATGACTTTTTTACCCGATAACAGGGCTGGAACCAAATATGCAAAAGTTTTACCAGTACCCGTTCCTGCTTCTGCCAACAGAGTTTCATTATTATTGATAAGATCAGAAACTTCATATGCCATATCAATCTGTGCTTGTCTTGCAGCATAACCGTCAACAAGCTCCGAAAGTGTTCCCTCGCTTCCCAAAACTGTATCTATAGTTAAGGCTTGCTTAACATTGTTTTTTGCTGAAGATTTTTCCATATTTGTTTGTTTTTGACCGCGAAATAATGCTGTATGAAATAGTTTTGAATTATACGCTAAACAGCACTATATGAAGTAGTACAGTAGGCAGATATAGTCTAATAAACACAAAATATGCGAAATATTGAGAATTTCGAAGTACTTTGCTAGACAAGGTGAAATTAAGTCGTTATAATCCGCGACTTCAAATTTGAACTTAAGTCGAATTGGTTCTTAATATTCGGCAATATAAAAATGGATATATCTGATGAAAATTTTATCTTCTTTGAAATCAGCTAAAACACGTCATAAAGACTGTCAAGTTGTTAAACGTCGTGGAAAAGTCTACGTAATTTGTAAGACTAACCCAAAATTTAAAGCGCGTCAGCGTTAAAATTTAGGTTACCACAACGAAAAAGGCGCACTGATCATGCGCCTTTTTTTGTGCCTAAAATTATTATATAGCTTAGGTTAATGATAAACTTTAGACAGTAAGATTAAAACAAATACACTCGAACTACTGACTAAGCCAGGCATCAAAGCCTTCTTCAACCTTTTTAATCGTCTCAACAATTAGATCTGTATCAACCTTTCCAATAAAATAGTTTGCCCCCATACCCAATACTTCACGACTATTATTTTCACTTGTCATAGAAGTATGAACAATAATCGGTATATTTTTGGTTCGTGCACTAGCCCTTAACTCACGAATCACAGTGTGACCAGAAGCAACAGGCATTTCTAAATCAGTAAAGACCATAGAAATATCATCTAATGATTCTTTTTTGGCGATATAGTCTAATAACAGACGACCGTTATCAAACCCAATATACTTTAAACCCAATTGATCAAACACCATCCCCATATACTTTTGAATAGACTTACTATCCTCTGCAAATAAAATCGTTTTTTGGTATATTTCTTCTCTGAAAGCGTGGTCTACCTTACTAACGTCTTTTGCAGAAGCAAAAATCTTCTCTGCCATGCTCGGCATAGCTTCAATTAATAACTTTTCTATATCGATGATAAAACATAAGGTGTCGCTATTCTGTAAATAGGTGTGATTAACGATCTGATTGGTATTGACGTTTACATTGTAGTTACCAGCTGCATGTATATCTGACCAGTTTTTTTCCTCTACACCATGAATATGTGAAACTCGAACACCAACAAAGTTATGACTGAAATCCGATACGATAATAATAGATTTTTCTTTTTCCTCTTCAGTCATTTCAAACCCCATCCATTTCGGTAGGTTAATAACAGGAAGATAAACACCACGTAGCTCAACCATTCCCTCGATTAATGGGTTTGTATCAGGCATTTCAGAAACTTCATAAGCTCTTGCCTCAAGTACTTCGCGTACTTTAAAAACATTCATCCCATAATAAGGGGGCTGATAGTCTTCTTTAGGAAATTGAACCTGAAAAATCATCAGACTCATCTGATTGTTTTTACTTAATTGGGCGGTCTTTTCAACCTGCTCTAAAGTTGTCGACATTTTAATCGCCTTATTTAAAGTTGAAACTTGCGTTTATTAAATAGAAAGTATATCTATTAATTTGCGTTATTAATATAGATTCTAGAACGTAACATTTTAAATTACCAGGCCTGCTAACAATACAAAGCCAAAAATCCTATTGCTCGTAAAGTTCTCGTACAGGTTTAAATGATTTTCTATAACCAGGAATCATGCCAAACTCTTTTAAAGCATGTAAATGTTTGGCTGTTGGATACCCTTTATGCTGATTAAAGCCATATTGAGGATATTTTTCATGTAAATCTAGCATTTGTTGATCACGGAAAACTTTGGCTAAGATAGAGGCTGCACTTATTTCCATGACTTTATCATCACCTTTCACAACAAACTGGCAAGAGTGATCTATATTCGGGCAACGATTGCCATCTACATAAACCTGATTTATTTGATGACCTTCTAAGGCTAAACCCTCAACCGCGCGCTTCATAGCAAGCATGGTTGCATGAAGAATATTTAATTCATCAATTTCATTTGGAGTAGCAACTGCAATAAAATACCCTAAAGCTTGTTCTTTAATTTGTTCAGACAGAGTTTCACGTCTCTTTTCGCTTAACTTTTTTGAATCTTTCAAAGCAAGTTGGCAATCTTTAGGCAAAATAACAGCACAAGCAACCACATCACCTATCAACGGACCACGCCCTACCTCATCCACACCCACAGTTGTTCCTGTTAAACTCTGAAACTCAGTGGAAAGAGCGGAATCAAACAAACTTGCTTGCATACTAACCATTGATAGGCTCCTTAGCTTGCATCCAATCTTCAATAGCATCAGCGGCAAGCTCAGATGCATTTTGTTTGAGTTGATGGTATTGTTTATGGAAC contains these protein-coding regions:
- the ykgO gene encoding type B 50S ribosomal protein L36; translated protein: MKILSSLKSAKTRHKDCQVVKRRGKVYVICKTNPKFKARQR
- a CDS encoding chemotaxis protein CheV, whose amino-acid sequence is MSTTLEQVEKTAQLSKNNQMSLMIFQVQFPKEDYQPPYYGMNVFKVREVLEARAYEVSEMPDTNPLIEGMVELRGVYLPVINLPKWMGFEMTEEEKEKSIIIVSDFSHNFVGVRVSHIHGVEEKNWSDIHAAGNYNVNVNTNQIVNHTYLQNSDTLCFIIDIEKLLIEAMPSMAEKIFASAKDVSKVDHAFREEIYQKTILFAEDSKSIQKYMGMVFDQLGLKYIGFDNGRLLLDYIAKKESLDDISMVFTDLEMPVASGHTVIRELRASARTKNIPIIVHTSMTSENNSREVLGMGANYFIGKVDTDLIVETIKKVEEGFDAWLSQ
- the rnhB gene encoding ribonuclease HII codes for the protein MQASLFDSALSTEFQSLTGTTVGVDEVGRGPLIGDVVACAVILPKDCQLALKDSKKLSEKRRETLSEQIKEQALGYFIAVATPNEIDELNILHATMLAMKRAVEGLALEGHQINQVYVDGNRCPNIDHSCQFVVKGDDKVMEISAASILAKVFRDQQMLDLHEKYPQYGFNQHKGYPTAKHLHALKEFGMIPGYRKSFKPVRELYEQ